A genomic segment from Neodiprion lecontei isolate iyNeoLeco1 chromosome 1, iyNeoLeco1.1, whole genome shotgun sequence encodes:
- the LOC107224865 gene encoding solute carrier family 12 member 4 isoform X3, translating to MSEGVPAKSKVKSATLLEAGDGGGAAGDGEPFVGSNNAEKMSGYETNLYLYSEEMEDRPRISTLLNSLANYSNTIPAATDPDSKSAQAAGGGARMGTLIGVFLPCIQNIFGVILFIRLTWVVGTAGAIQGFLIVLCCCCVTMLTAISMSAIATNGVVPAGGSYFMISRSLGPEFGGAVGMLFYMGTTLAAAMYIIGAVEIVLTYMAPGMSIFGDFTKDASIMYNNFRVYGTGLLMVMGTIVFIGVKFVNKFATVALACVIFSIIAVYVGLFYNFNGSEALKMCVLGKRLLKNLKNITGGCKSGPDGELDAIFCNSSGCDPYYKAHKAEVKNGIRGLADGVFMENLWDSFLEEGQFLAYDNEPEHVNTLGGPSYNQIQADLTTTFTILIGIFFPSVTGIMAGSNRSGDLADAQKSIPIGTICAILTTSTVYLSTVLLFAGTVDNLLLRDKFGQSIGGRLVVANIAWPNEWVILVGSFLSTLGAGLQSLTGAPRLLQAIARDGIIPFLSPFATSSSRGEPTRALLLTVVICQCGILLGNVDYLAPLLSMFFLMCYGFVNLACALQTLLRTPNWRPRFKYYHWSLSFLGLSLCIAIMFMTSWYYALLAMGMAGLIYKYIEYRGAEKEWGDGIRGLALSAARYSLLRLEEGPPHTKNWRPQILILSKLTDDLVPKYRKLFAFASQLKAGKGLAICVSCIGGDYARSSGEAMAAKQSLRKTMDEEKVKGFVDVLVARSVVDGLSCLIQTTGLGGMKPNTVILGWPYGWRQSEDEKTWKVFLQTLRSVTAARMALLVPKGINFFPDSTEKVVGNIDVWWIVHDGGLLMLLPFLLKQHRTWKNCKMRIFTVAQMEDNSIQMKKDLKMFLYHLRIEAEVEVVEMMDSDISAYTYERTLMMEQRYQMLRELRLNKKESLGVGQTLVDFNEVQAIVDHHHNVDVKTATKVRFQEPTSQPANKANGLDEAQEKLVQETELNTKELEAGDSGEKDEDVKENAEETAHLVGGSPKEDNRENNAKEAKECEADTKTASPDHTEPEQYVPDEGNVRRMHTSVKLNEVIVNKSHDAQLVILNLPGPPRDTRMERESNYMEFLEVLTEGLERVLMVRGGGREVITIYS from the exons GCGACGGAGGCGGGGCAGCTGGCGATGGTGAACCATTCGTCGGTAGCAACAATGCCGAGAAGATGTCAGGCTACGAGACGAACCTCTACCTCTACAGT GAGGAAATGGAGGACCGGCCGCGGATATCAACGTTGCTCAACAGTCTCGCGAACTACAGCAACACGATACCAGCGGCGACGGACCCTGACAGCAAATCGGCACAGGCCGCGGGTGGTGGGGCCCGAATGGGGACGTTGATCGGCGTCTTTCTTCCCTGCATCCAGAACATCTTTGGCGTGATACTCTTCATCAGGTTGACATGGGTCGTTGGTACCGCCGGGGCAATCCAAGGCTTCCTCATAGTGCTCTGCTGCTGCTGTGTC ACAATGTTGACGGCAATCAGCATGAGCGCCATCGCCACCAACGGCGTGGTTCCAGCTGGCGGTTCTTACTTCATGATATCACGAAGTTTGGGCCCGGAATTCGGAGGCGCGGTCGGCATGCTTTTTTACATGGGAACCACCCTCGCGGCAGCCATGTACATCATTGGTGCTGTTGAAATCGTCTTG ACATACATGGCACCGGGGATGAGCATATTCGGGGATTTTACGAAAGACGCCAGTATAATGTACAACAATTTCCGAGTCTACGGTACTGGGCTGCTGATGGTGATGGGAACGATAGTGTTTATCGGTGTTAAATTTGTAAACAAATTCGCCACGGTCGCTCTGGCCTGCGTAATATTTTCGATAATCGCCGTCTACGTCGGTCTGTTTTACAACTTCAACGGAAGCGAAGCTCTCAA GATGTGCGTGCTCGGCAAGCggttattgaaaaatctgaagaaCATCACGGGAGGCTGCAAGTCTGGACCAGACGGAGAGCTGGACGCTATATTCTGCAACAGTTCCGGCTGCGATCCGTATTATAAAGCTCACAAGGCCGAAGTAAAAAACGGAATCCGCGGATTGGCCGATGGAGTTTTCATGG agAATCTATGGGACAGTTTTCTGGAAGAAGGCCAATTCCTTGCCTACGATAACGAGCCGGAACACGTCAACACCCTGGGTGGTCCAAGCTATAATCAAATTCAGGCCGACCTCACGACGACCTTCACTATTCTAATTGGAATTTTCTTCCCCTCGGTAACag GTATAATGGCCGGATCTAACAGATCGGGAGATCTTGCGGACGCTCAAAAGTCGATACCGATCGGAACGATATGCGCGATTTTGACAACCTCGACGGTCTACCTTTCGACCGTTCTTCTGTTCGCCGGTACAGTGGACAACCTCCTGCTGCGTGACAAGTTCGGTCAGAGTATCGGGGGCCGTTTAGTAGTGGCGAACATCGCCTGGCCGAACGAGTGGGTGATATTGGTCGGATCTTTCCTCTCGACTCTGGGGGCCGGTCTACAGTCGTTAACCGGGGCACCTCGACTACTCCAGGCGATCGCCCGGGACGGGATAATCCCGTTCCTTTCACCGTTCGCGACCAGCTCGAGCAGAGGAGAGCCGACGAGGGCGTTGCTGCTGACGGTGGTAATATGCCAGTGCGGAATCCTCCTCGGGAACGTCGACTACCTGGCCCCCCTCCTCTCGATGTTCTTCCTCATGTGTTACGGGTTCGTAAACCTCGCCTGCGCCCTCCAGACGCTCCTCCGCACACCGAACTGGCGACCAAGGTTCAAGTACTATCACTGGAGCCTCTCGTTCCTCGGGCTATCGTTATGCATCGCGATTATGTTCATGACCAGCTGGTACTACGCCCTACTTGCCATGGGGATGGCTGGCCTGATCTACAAGTACATCGAGTACCGCGGTGCCGAGAAGGAGTGGGGCGATGGTATCCGGGGTCTCGCCTTGTCCGCCGCCAGGTACTCGCTTCTCCGGCTCGAGGAGGGACCACCGCACACGAAGAACTGGCGGCCGCAGATCCTGATCCTCTCTAAACTGACCGACGACCTGGTTCCGAAGTACAGGAAGCTTTTCGCCTTCGCAAGTCAGCTGAAGGCCGGCAAGGGTCTGGCGATTTGCGTCAGCTGCATCGGCGGCGATTACGCCAGGTCCTCCGGCGAGGCGATGGCCGCCAAACAGAGCCTCAGAAAGACCATGGACGAGGAGAAGGTCAAGGGATTCGTCGATGTTCTCGTCGCCCGCAGCGTCGTCGACGGGCTTAGCTGTCTCATTCAGACCACCGGACTCGGCGGCATGAAACCCAACACCGTCATCCTCGGCTGGCCCTACGGCTGGAGACAGTCGGAGGACGAGAAGACCTGGAAGGTATTTTTGCAGACGTTGCGCAGCGTCACCGCTGCTCGCATGGCACTGCTCGTTCCCAAAGGGATAAACTTCTTCCCTGACTCGACGGAAAAGGTCGTTGGAAACATCGATGTATGGTGGATCGTTCACGACGGTGGTCTTCTTATGCTGCTTCCATTCCTTCTCAAACAGCATCGTACTTGGAAAAATTGCAAGATGAGGATCTTCACCGTCGCACAGATGGAGGACAATTCTATACAGATGAAAAAGGATCTAAAGATGTTCTTGTATCATTTAAGAATCGAGGCTGAGGTCGAAGTTGTCGAAATG ATGGACTCGGATATTTCCGCATATACCTACGAGCGTACGCTGATGATGGAACAGAGGTACCAAATGCTGCGAGAACTTCGTCTGAACAAAAAGGAGTCCTTGGGAGTC GGGCAGACATTGGTGGACTTCAACGAG GTACAAGCAATTGTCGACCACCATCACAATGTCGACGTTAAAACGGCTACAAAGGTCAGGTTCCAAGAGCCGACAAGCCAGCCAGCCAATAAAGCCAATGGTCTCGATGAGGCTCAGGAAAAATTGGTACAGGAAACTGAACTGAACACGAAGGAACTAGAAGCCGGAGATTCAGGAGAAAAGGATGAAGATGTCAAGGAAAACGCAGAGGAAACAGCTCACCTCGTCGGGGGATCTCCCAAAGAAGATAACAGAGAAAACAACGCAAAAGAGGCAAAGGAATGCGAAGCTGACACCAAGACAGCGAGTCCAGACCACACAGAGCCTGAACAATATGTTCC AGATGAGGGCAATGTGAGACGAATGCACACCTCTGTGAAGCTGAACGAAGTGATCGTCAACAAGAGTCACGACGCTCAGTTAGTGATCTTGAATCTGCCTGGTCCACCGAGGGACACGAGGATGGAGAGGGAGTCAAACT ATATGGAGTTCCTCGAAGTATTGACAGAAGGCCTTGAGAGAGTGTTGATGGTGCGAGGTGGGGGCCGAGAAGTGATCACCATATACTCGTGA